Genomic DNA from Asterias amurensis chromosome 2, ASM3211899v1:
aaatattatgcatatgtGTATGTTGGGATAAAAGATGGCTCACAGTTCACCCTAAGCAGagaaatttatatttattttgtatagtGATCTGAATTCGTTAAAGATATAAGTAAACTGCCGTATGAATGGTTCTTCAACATAGCGAAATGTTTAAATATAACCTGAGAGCTCTGCTACAAATCTCGTCTCACAGCAGGTACTGTTTCTTTCCCACAAGAAATTGACATTTCCTTCCATTCAAACCGTTAAAGGCCATCGGTAAAGTAACATGAAACGagaatgtgtttgtttataacaTTTCGATGAGGTCACTACAGGTCATGGGAATAATGTTCTAATTGGATTTCCAGTCCTTTGTCCGCATTCAAGTCCGACGTGACGTCTCAAAAACAAATCTCaagtgggatttttttcttttcttcaagtGTTCAGGGATGGAGTGAATTTCTGACAGAGTGAAGTGAGGGCACCTTTTATCGGCGTCTTGATGGAGAGAGTTATTAAACCACTTGGAAATAGTCAAGCATGAATCACATAATGACTTGACTGGTGTGACATGTTTATTTATATAATAAGTCAAGGCTTACCTTGTCTTATGTCCACAGTACAGTAACTGGTGCAAAGTGAAACTTTGAGTGTTTAACGTTCAAAATGTTGTCTCACCAgcaaaataaatgtatttatttactgTGAATTCGGTATTTTTGAAGACAATATCATTATTAAACCAGGATTCTCCACATGCGGTTTTGTCCGGGCGCTGCGCCCggacaaaattctcaaaataccaAATGCGCCCGGACAAAAAATGCCGCGCCCGGACAAAAAATATCGCGCCCGGAAAAAATAACAACTAAAAAACACTTCACGACGAACTCAAACCACCGTTCGATGCACTGTATCACTTTAAACCGTCCAGGGAAAGTCATTGTTAGGTAGTGTAATTCTTGATTTCTTATGTTTATGTcctgtttcactccactgcTGGAGTACAGCCGTTTCACAAAATGTCCATTGCATTATCTTCAGTTGTCGTTGTTACGTAATGCCCTTATTTTCTAATTGTTTGCATCTTCTGTTTCTCattttcttgttcttgttttttgttgaagTCCACTTGGTGTTTTGCATGTCCACCTGTTGTCATCTTGCCAGGTGATATGCCCAtctccacttctttgatttaatGATCTTAAATAACAATTTCCTGCACAACCCCTTTGATCCTGCATACTGCTGCTTCCCAGATGTTGTCGTGATCCCTGCAGGCCTGTATTCTTCGTTTTTggaagggcaaaggcaccaaggcattttctccttggatataaagagcaccctatgaggaaattgttaatttctactggagcatttcaagggcaccaaggcaatgaccagggggcatggaggcaatcaccttcgttgcctcacAGTTAAGTCAGGCCTGTCTTTAGCTTTACGGAGCTCCATGGTTAAATGTTGAGATCAAACAGCTAATGGAGACTGCCAATACCTGGCTGGCagcacctcccccccccccccccccccgtcccccCATATAACCATGGTATAACCATAACGGAGGAGGCTAATCCAGAGGTCGCaggtttaaatattgttttcgcTCACACCAAACAGCTCAAGTGTCAAGTATCGAATTTAATTAAAAACCACAAAGTCTAATTATTGTGTGGTCAATGTAACCTGACTAATAACTGTGTCATTATGCAAATGGAAAACCCGATTTCCCGAAACTCAAGTCGCCAATCTTTTTCTCAATCAGAATTAAAGGTTTAAAAAGATAATGGTGTATGATAGAATAGAAGCAGGGTTGTTTCTTTGCAATTCAAAGTAAATGGGAATCACACTGAATAGTCTTCCATTGTGCTGTACGGAAATAACCACGCTCTGCTCCAAGCCCACTTGACAGCAATGCAACAATACGATGGGCACAATTCCATGTAATCTTAAGATAATCTGTGAGGATTTGGACAATGTGTGAAGCAGAAGGACAATGGAGTAGAGGAAAATGACCTTCTGAAGGGTGCGTGGGAAGGAAGAGAGGAGGACAGGGATGACTATAGAGCATCTACCTCCATATAGAGAAAGAGAGGGGAGAGGTAGAGTTGTCTTCGAACAAATCGATTTGTTTGGACCATCTGTGTGATCATTCACTTTACGTATgaacaacaatattttgatacctttaacaacaataacaacaacaaagatgCGAAATAATATATTTAATATACACAAAAGCCTTCATAAATAGCCTATAATGAATGATATGATGCTTGGTATGTATAGGTCATAAATAGAGTATCAGCTGGATGCATGCTTTGGCTTCGTGTAATGTTAATGGTAAAAACGGAATAAGGTTGCAGTTGGAAAAACCTCTTAAGAGTTTAGTTTTCAGTCACTACGAATGAGCAGATAGTGTCCTCAGGTCTTTTGACAATAGTTTCCCGAAGGCAGGGCAGAGGACAcagatcgaaacgtcaagtgcTCAAACACCCGCCTTCGATtacacaaaactcttcctaacttaggacgagtctcaaccctacactgtagcatgcagaccttaagattaatcctaggttaggacgagttactcgtcttaactcgagataagacgagtcctgactctttgtgaaatcgacggcaggtcctTTATGTTACACACAAATTCAACTACTATTTAAATTCATAAAATAGCAGAGAAAGATAAGTAGGAAGCGAACCCCGTTCCTCTTCCTAGATTAAATCtgttactgaaaaaaaaaaaccattgttaGATATTGAATTTGAGTTGTCACtctggaaaaagaaaagaaaaatactcACCATTCGTATCAGCAGCCATGAAAGGTTCCCTTGCATCTTTCAAGTCCGTGTCCGTCGCCGCAGCCAACTCAAGCAAGCTGACCCCTCGGCTCTGGTCCAGATCATACGCTCCGAACGTCCGGGGTAAATCCTGTCCACGGAACTTCAGGCCAAGGTGTCCGCCGTCAACTTTAGCGTCATCACTGTCGTTTGTTTCCGTTGGTTGGGACGGTACGATTGCTGGGAGGATGGGGAGCGGGGCTGGACGATGGTGGACAAATGCTTGTTTACGGGTGTCTATGGGGACGTTGATGCGGAGTGCGAGCGGAGCAGAGCTGGTTGGGTCCAGGGCGAGGAGGATGCAAACAACGGCAAGGGTGAGGTGGACAGCACCGGTGGAAAATCTGGCAGTCATTTTGATGCTTTGACAAGAAACAATCTcaccaaaaatgttttttgaaaaagttaCAAGACTTCTCCGTCTGTGGATGGGAAGGAAGATAATGACAAAATCACTTGGTGGTCTCGTAGAAGCATGGAGTTAGAATGCTACTCCTTAAGAAATACACCCGAAAGGATGTTCAACGGTTTCATTAACACTTGTTGAATTCAAAAGATGTTATGGCAAGTCCTGCTcataaacaaactttaaaagacGATTGTGCCGCCACCGTCAGCTCGTGAGATCTCGCGAGCAAATAACACCGTAGAGTTTAATCACACCGATAATTGAGACCGTGTCGCTACTCATCCACCCGCGGGGTGATCGGCGCTCAAGTATACCCTGGGAGCAGATGCGTGCCGCTGGTGTGGTTTCTCGTTACCCAATTGTCCAACTATTTATAAACTCATTCGCGAGCCCTCGACAGTTTTCTCGGAGGGTGTAAGTTGCTGTGGGTGGGTGTTGGTTTTTAGAGCTTTATTGCTTCTTAGTTTACACGCTTCGATGAGTTCAGTGATCGACTGCCGCGACGGAATAAGTCATCAAGTGGTCAGTAAAGCGTCCTCGTGTAATAAAGTGGTCATGAGGTCATTGGGTGACAGTGCTCTCTTTATCACCTGGTCAGACATTACCGGGCCAACCCGTTGAGGGCGTTTTCAAGTATGTTTAAAAGTGCAGGGAGAGTTAGAATTGAATCCGTTCTCTGACTGACGGGCCAGTTTTCAACACTCTACTTATCGCTGAATTACTCGCTTGCGATGGCAATTCTTCCCTAACGGGGCAAATGTCGAATTGTTGTAGCTGCGTTACGTACGCGCATAAGCAAACCAATCtctgcttaaagccagtggacactattggtattactcaaaataatgatcatcataaaaccttacttgttaacgagtaatggggagaggttggtagtataaaacattgtgagaaacggctccctctgaagtggagtagctttcgagaaagaagtaattttccacgaatatgatttcgagacctcaagtttagaatttgaggtctcgaagtcaagcatctgaaagcacacaactgcgtgagacaagagtgtttttttctttcatagttatctcgcaactctgacgaccaatcgagctcaaatttgcacaggttggttattttatgtatatgttgagaagactggtctttgacatttaccaatagtgtccactgcctttaagtgaaataTTGACGTAagtgcggaattccctgctttaaTCCACTTTTCAATGATTTTACTTGATCCAGTATTCTTGACAACAATACAGTACATGGATTGTGAACGTCATCACATACtctttgggattgaacaaataattttctttcGTTTTCCTCGAAATTTCCATTCAACATTTGAAGCTCTGTGTATGACGTAAGCATTGAGTGAATTAGTTAGACAAATCATTTCGAAACACACAACTAATAAAGAAATTAgaaaattatttggtttgcggtaacaccatgcaatgcctcaaatcctataaagaAATTAATTGAAGTTAAAGTGCCCAAAATGTTAACGatgttttgaatattttgtcTAACATTTAgatttttgacaatttcaaCATTTATATTAATCAAATAAGATTCCAAATAGCCAAGtttgtattaatgttttaaaacaattaatttaaattGTGTAGTCCACACATACATTTGACAGAACTGCTAtgaaaacaagaagaagaaaaaaatgccaaCCAAAAGGACTAGAGGAACTTAAATGTGACGGCATCATTTCTTTAAAAGGTCCTCCTTCCACATCTAGTTGTGTCCAAATGTCATAACCCCAAATAAGATCTGAACCTCAAATTTCAGTACCCAGAAAGGCAGATACTCTGAACATTGCTTCCTATAGAAACggttaaagtcactggacaccttggtaattgtcaaagaccatgcagtattctcaattggtgtatttaACAtggcataaaattacaaatctgtgaacattttggctttATCGGTTATCGTATATTGCAAaaatataatgaaagaagaaaaacactctccttgcacaaatgtgtgtgctttctgatgcaaTAAGTCGTTTAATTTTATTTGAGTGGGAAAtaacctttctcaaaatctatacGTTTCtccagagggagacgtttctcacaatgttttatactatcaacagctctctattgctcgttaccaagtaagtttttatttttagtagtttcgttaccaatagtgtccagtgcctttaaaaaggtaACGAATTGAACAGCACATACTTTTTTACAACAAGTTTAGAAAAGGTGAAGGGGTTATGTCAGGCTGTGACAGCGCACGTGTAGCTATTTTAGAATTCTTTACCACTGTGACTGTTCTTGCACGTTTTTTCTACATCCGTCGAGATTATAATATTGCAATGTGTTCCTATGGTGCAGCTTGTTCAGACTAACATTATAACCGGATTGGGTGCAGAAAACGTGTTTCCTGCAGAAAGTGGAATGACCCG
This window encodes:
- the LOC139954290 gene encoding uncharacterized protein — encoded protein: MTARFSTGAVHLTLAVVCILLALDPTSSAPLALRINVPIDTRKQAFVHHRPAPLPILPAIVPSQPTETNDSDDAKVDGGHLGLKFRGQDLPRTFGAYDLDQSRGVSLLELAAATDTDLKDAREPFMAADTNGDNILSPKEFTEAPWIFDAGGITLIDSVPEPSMDGPLETDKDPLP